In one window of bacterium DNA:
- the purL gene encoding phosphoribosylformylglycinamidine synthase subunit PurL, translating into MSTKTEPTVTLPIAREHGLLEIEYDRICDILGRTPTWTELGIFSVMWSEHCSYKNSILELKKLPRSGGRLLVEAGEENAGLVDIGDGLAIAFKIESHNHPSAVEPHQGAATGVGGILRDIFTMGARPIANLNSLRFGDPTDEHTRYLVDGVVRGIGDYGNCMGIPTVAGEVAFDPSYQTNPLINAMTVGVVDTKHILSAAASGPGNLVYYIGNKTGRDGIHGATFASDELSEDSTAKRPNVQVGDPFTEKLLLEATLELGVKGLLVGIQDMGAAGLSCSTSEMSARHPFIGMDIDLDKVPQREPGLTSYEIMLSESQERMLAVCTPENAAEVEAVCAKWSVTAVPIGVVTDTGNLIIKHQGRVVAQIPADVLVLGGGAPRYTRESREPADLKERQAFDPLSVEYPSNSECFDLLWQDVSLVSKRWVFRQYDHTVMGATVRGPGEADAAVVWIPGTGKGFATKTDCNAHWVGLNPFWGAAHAVAESALNVACTGAAPVAITNCLNFGNPYKPEAYYFFREAVAGMGQACRELGTPVSGGNVSFYNESIDCAVLPTPTIGMLGILDDVTKNVGCGAIPGTTLVLLGDRGDLELGGSTLLKLTSGKTAGPLPTLDFNRHNTILELLQEGIADGWFLAAHDCSEGGLALCLAEMAVTGNIGVTANLPAHTNRLHWFGESASRVVVCVEPEYVDELLAATQSIKLPALVLGQTGGDRIRFDDWMDCPVSELKTKYETRLFDVMGEAE; encoded by the coding sequence ATGTCGACGAAAACCGAACCCACCGTAACGTTGCCGATCGCTCGGGAGCATGGCTTACTCGAGATCGAATACGACCGGATTTGTGATATTCTCGGACGAACACCGACTTGGACTGAGTTGGGCATTTTTTCCGTGATGTGGTCCGAACACTGTTCGTACAAGAATTCGATCTTGGAATTGAAAAAACTCCCTCGTAGCGGTGGGCGGTTGCTCGTGGAAGCCGGTGAGGAAAATGCCGGATTAGTAGATATTGGCGATGGATTGGCGATTGCCTTCAAAATCGAATCGCATAACCACCCATCCGCTGTCGAACCGCATCAAGGCGCAGCGACCGGTGTTGGCGGTATTCTCCGCGACATTTTTACGATGGGCGCTCGTCCGATTGCCAATCTCAATTCCCTCCGCTTCGGCGATCCGACTGATGAGCATACCCGCTATTTAGTCGACGGTGTTGTTCGCGGCATCGGCGATTATGGCAATTGTATGGGGATCCCCACTGTTGCCGGCGAAGTCGCCTTCGATCCCAGCTATCAAACAAATCCCCTGATCAATGCGATGACGGTTGGAGTCGTCGATACCAAACATATTCTCTCAGCGGCGGCTTCGGGACCGGGAAATCTGGTGTACTACATTGGAAACAAAACCGGACGAGATGGCATTCATGGCGCAACCTTCGCCTCTGATGAACTATCCGAAGACTCTACGGCAAAACGACCCAACGTACAGGTTGGCGATCCCTTTACCGAAAAACTCTTGTTGGAAGCAACGCTTGAACTGGGAGTAAAAGGTTTATTAGTCGGTATACAGGATATGGGCGCAGCAGGGCTGTCTTGCTCAACTTCCGAAATGTCCGCTCGTCATCCATTCATCGGTATGGATATCGATTTAGACAAAGTGCCGCAACGAGAACCAGGACTCACTTCCTACGAAATCATGTTATCGGAATCGCAAGAGCGGATGCTGGCGGTGTGTACACCGGAGAACGCGGCAGAAGTCGAGGCGGTTTGTGCCAAGTGGAGCGTCACAGCGGTACCGATAGGTGTTGTTACTGATACCGGTAATCTTATTATCAAACATCAGGGAAGAGTGGTTGCTCAGATTCCTGCTGATGTACTTGTACTCGGTGGCGGCGCTCCGCGGTACACTCGTGAAAGCCGCGAACCCGCAGACTTGAAAGAGCGGCAAGCATTCGATCCATTGTCGGTTGAATATCCCTCGAACTCCGAGTGCTTTGACTTACTTTGGCAAGATGTTTCGTTAGTCTCGAAACGTTGGGTATTCCGGCAATATGATCACACTGTGATGGGAGCCACGGTTCGCGGTCCCGGCGAAGCCGACGCCGCAGTTGTTTGGATTCCCGGTACGGGAAAAGGCTTTGCGACCAAGACCGATTGTAACGCCCATTGGGTAGGACTAAACCCATTTTGGGGTGCCGCTCACGCTGTTGCCGAGAGCGCATTGAATGTGGCTTGTACCGGCGCTGCACCGGTTGCCATTACTAATTGCTTGAATTTTGGGAATCCGTATAAACCGGAAGCGTATTACTTCTTCCGCGAAGCAGTCGCTGGAATGGGACAAGCCTGCCGGGAACTCGGTACTCCCGTATCGGGCGGTAATGTCAGCTTTTACAATGAATCCATCGATTGCGCAGTATTGCCAACACCCACCATCGGCATGTTAGGAATTCTTGACGATGTCACGAAAAATGTTGGCTGTGGTGCGATTCCGGGAACGACTTTGGTTCTCTTAGGTGATCGGGGCGATTTGGAATTAGGCGGCAGTACCTTGCTGAAGCTCACATCAGGAAAAACCGCCGGACCCCTGCCAACCTTGGATTTCAACCGACACAACACTATACTTGAACTCTTACAGGAAGGGATTGCGGACGGTTGGTTTTTGGCGGCTCATGACTGTTCCGAAGGCGGCTTAGCGCTCTGTCTGGCTGAAATGGCAGTTACTGGAAACATCGGCGTAACCGCTAACCTGCCAGCTCATACGAACCGGTTGCATTGGTTTGGCGAATCGGCGTCACGAGTCGTTGTATGTGTCGAACCGGAATACGTCGACGAGTTACTTGCAGCCACGCAGAGTATAAAACTCCCTGCCCTTGTCTTAGGTCAAACCGGAGGAGATCGCATTCGATTCGACGATTGGATGGATTGCCCGGTTTCCGAACTAAAAACGAAGTACGAAACCAGACTCTTCGATGTAATGGGAGAGGCAGAGTAA
- a CDS encoding MBL fold metallo-hydrolase, whose product MKICVLASGSSGNCTFIEIGGVRLLVDAGISARRIVDGLRAVGERIEDVEGILLTHEHHDHVTGIPRLMEKYGLRLFTNLATKKALQFPMPYGKWFELKREPFAIGAVQIHSFSINHDAADPMGFRLVNSHESAAVVTDIGSVTNLVRDQLTGVNALVFEANYDPQMLQNGPYPWDLKQRIASRLGHLSNQDSGQFLTEIHHESLQKVFLAHRSEKNNDPHLSIDTVQQIVETAGKKIPSIELTSQRTASNIWTSDNS is encoded by the coding sequence ATGAAAATCTGTGTATTAGCCAGCGGTTCCAGCGGTAACTGCACCTTCATTGAAATCGGCGGCGTACGGCTGTTAGTTGACGCCGGAATTTCTGCACGCAGGATCGTCGATGGTCTCCGGGCAGTCGGCGAGCGTATCGAAGATGTGGAAGGAATCCTCCTGACTCATGAGCACCACGACCATGTGACTGGAATTCCCCGTTTGATGGAAAAGTATGGCTTGCGGTTGTTTACTAATCTTGCAACGAAAAAAGCACTGCAGTTTCCGATGCCCTATGGCAAATGGTTTGAATTGAAACGCGAACCGTTTGCCATCGGCGCTGTGCAAATCCATTCCTTTTCGATTAACCATGACGCCGCTGACCCAATGGGATTCCGATTAGTGAACTCCCACGAATCCGCCGCCGTTGTGACCGATATCGGCTCAGTAACGAACCTTGTACGCGACCAGTTAACCGGTGTGAATGCCCTCGTGTTTGAAGCGAACTACGACCCCCAGATGTTGCAAAACGGCCCCTACCCGTGGGACTTGAAGCAACGGATTGCTTCGCGGTTGGGTCACCTCTCGAATCAGGATTCCGGTCAATTTTTGACTGAAATTCATCACGAATCGTTGCAGAAAGTGTTTTTAGCGCACCGTTCCGAAAAGAACAACGATCCTCATCTTTCCATCGATACCGTTCAACAGATCGTAGAGACTGCCGGGAAGAAAATTCCTTCGATTGAGTTAACCAGTCAACGAACCGCCTCGAATATCTGGACTTCCGATAATTCCTGA
- the pyrE gene encoding orotate phosphoribosyltransferase, giving the protein MLTQDEAVALLEKSGALLTGHFILTSGLHSDRYVEKFRLLERPEYCSQFAASMAERFHDAKPTVVVGPAMGGIILAYEVARALNVRMAFPERVDGKFSFRRGFEFSESDRILAVEDIVTTGGSIAEVLETLNALPGNVVGLGLICDRSGGKVNFPVDTYAVCTLNIQAWKADNLPQHLVNTQAIKPGSRNLQ; this is encoded by the coding sequence ATGCTAACACAAGACGAAGCCGTTGCCCTCCTTGAAAAATCGGGAGCATTGCTAACGGGACATTTCATACTAACCAGCGGTTTACATAGTGACCGTTATGTCGAAAAGTTCCGGTTACTGGAACGTCCGGAGTATTGTTCACAATTTGCTGCATCGATGGCTGAACGTTTCCACGACGCCAAACCAACGGTAGTGGTCGGCCCGGCAATGGGTGGGATTATCCTTGCTTACGAAGTCGCCCGGGCATTGAATGTCCGCATGGCGTTTCCGGAACGGGTCGATGGTAAGTTTTCCTTCCGCCGTGGCTTCGAGTTTTCGGAGAGCGACCGGATTCTTGCCGTTGAAGACATTGTGACTACCGGCGGCTCGATAGCCGAAGTACTCGAAACGCTGAATGCCCTGCCCGGTAATGTGGTCGGACTTGGTTTGATTTGTGACCGTAGCGGCGGAAAAGTGAACTTCCCGGTCGATACCTATGCGGTTTGTACGTTAAACATTCAAGCGTGGAAAGCCGACAATTTGCCACAACATTTAGTCAACACCCAAGCGATTAAGCCCGGTTCTCGTAATCTTCAATAG
- a CDS encoding PilZ domain-containing protein, whose product MLSRLLGKSEPTKIAFPKVWDRLELRPLEWQGGPSVTVRVSEIRVSENKRPVIIVSAPDVRALGPFGLNRKLTIRYWLPAGMVEAQTWVLEADDDAKVRLWTLSEPEKARIVQRREINRVPVFIPIELDVVQEANGERRIATYNGSVMDLNTQGALIMVRADTTPILSVKTKVYLRFSLPDIGPLGEITASVTRLQKDRVMRNIQTRFSVRFQKMARAVPHEITKYCAEREKFLVNRERL is encoded by the coding sequence ATGTTATCACGACTACTCGGTAAATCGGAACCAACTAAAATCGCATTCCCAAAGGTGTGGGATCGATTGGAGTTACGTCCGCTGGAATGGCAGGGCGGCCCATCAGTTACTGTCCGGGTATCGGAGATTCGTGTCAGCGAAAATAAACGTCCAGTGATTATTGTTTCGGCACCCGATGTTCGAGCGTTAGGACCATTTGGGTTGAATCGAAAACTAACGATACGGTATTGGTTGCCAGCAGGCATGGTTGAAGCCCAGACATGGGTTCTCGAAGCCGACGACGATGCGAAAGTCCGGTTGTGGACGTTATCGGAACCTGAGAAAGCCCGCATCGTACAACGTCGTGAAATCAACCGGGTTCCAGTATTCATCCCCATCGAGCTGGATGTTGTTCAGGAAGCGAATGGGGAGCGACGGATTGCGACCTACAACGGCTCAGTGATGGACTTGAATACGCAAGGCGCATTGATTATGGTACGCGCCGATACGACTCCAATTCTCTCAGTAAAGACGAAAGTGTACTTACGCTTTTCCTTACCGGATATCGGGCCATTGGGGGAAATCACCGCATCGGTAACCCGTTTACAAAAGGATCGGGTCATGCGCAACATTCAAACTCGCTTCTCGGTTAGGTTCCAAAAAATGGCACGGGCAGTACCCCATGAGATTACCAAGTATTGTGCGGAGCGCGAAAAATTTCTCGTCAATCGGGAGCGACTCTAA
- the pyrF gene encoding orotidine-5'-phosphate decarboxylase: protein MFFNERIQSLNRERGFLCLGLDPDPEKLPHGLSGINGLYTFCSEIVAACADSVVAIKPNLAFFEQFGFEGWQVLARLREQKPEHVLWILDAKRGDIGNTSKSYARALFDNLGADAITVSPYLGADSVQPFLTNPEKGVFLLALTSNPGSNDFQYYGEPPLWQTVIKKSSTWDTQNLGYVIGATRIEQLSQARELAGTRPFLIPGIGAQGGSLEAAIGDGLGNGKFPGVINISRAILYVSNSSDFAEKAAEAAQDWNRKIAHVITTTR, encoded by the coding sequence GTGTTTTTTAATGAACGCATCCAATCGCTGAATCGGGAGCGCGGCTTTCTTTGCCTTGGTTTAGATCCCGATCCGGAGAAACTGCCTCATGGTCTATCAGGGATCAATGGACTCTATACATTTTGTTCTGAAATTGTTGCTGCATGTGCTGATTCGGTGGTAGCTATCAAACCAAATCTTGCCTTCTTTGAACAATTTGGTTTCGAAGGATGGCAAGTACTCGCCCGATTGCGCGAACAAAAACCGGAGCACGTACTTTGGATACTGGATGCAAAACGGGGAGATATCGGTAACACTTCCAAGAGCTATGCCCGAGCATTGTTCGATAACTTGGGAGCTGATGCAATCACCGTTAGCCCATACCTCGGCGCTGATTCGGTACAACCGTTTCTCACGAATCCGGAAAAGGGAGTTTTCCTCCTTGCGCTAACTTCCAATCCCGGTTCAAACGACTTTCAATATTATGGCGAACCACCACTTTGGCAGACTGTCATAAAAAAGAGTTCGACGTGGGATACTCAGAATTTGGGCTATGTCATTGGGGCGACCCGGATTGAACAACTTTCTCAAGCTCGGGAATTGGCAGGCACCCGTCCTTTCTTGATTCCCGGCATTGGCGCTCAAGGAGGTTCGTTGGAGGCGGCAATCGGTGATGGACTTGGTAATGGAAAATTCCCGGGTGTGATTAATATCTCACGTGCAATTTTATATGTATCAAATTCTTCGGACTTTGCCGAGAAAGCAGCCGAAGCAGCACAAGACTGGAATCGAAAAATAGCACATGTTATCACGACTACTCGGTAA
- a CDS encoding ammonium transporter: MGTFDTGNTGFMLVATSLVMLMTPGLAFFYGGLVGRKNVLTIMIQSFVSMGVTTIIWWAFGYSLCFSGGEGGVIGNLDKAFMMGVTLNTVSPYGTGNIPEFVFMAYQMMFAIITPALITGAFSNRIRFGAYLMFLVGWLVLVYFPFVHMVWGNGLLAKLGVLDFAGGIVVHNIAGMAALASVLYVGRRRVGDAVPHSIPLVALGTGLLWFGWYGFNAGSELKVDAVTGLAFLNTDIAASFAGPTWMLLAWIIERKPKFLGLLTGAVAGLATITPCAGYVTPTSAAIIGILAGTVCYFAVSLKNKLQWDDALDVWGVHGVGGMIGIILLGIMADKSVNAAGADGLLLGNTSFFMAQLMAVVVSSIYAFGFTYLMLVVINKITRVRTSENEEEKGLDESLHGEIAYE; this comes from the coding sequence ATGGGTACTTTCGATACCGGGAATACCGGATTCATGTTAGTGGCAACGAGTTTGGTCATGTTGATGACCCCCGGTCTGGCGTTTTTCTACGGCGGTCTCGTCGGACGTAAAAACGTATTGACCATCATGATTCAAAGTTTTGTTTCGATGGGCGTCACCACCATTATTTGGTGGGCGTTCGGCTATTCGCTTTGCTTTAGCGGCGGCGAAGGCGGAGTGATTGGCAACCTCGACAAAGCATTCATGATGGGTGTAACCCTGAATACGGTTTCACCTTATGGCACCGGGAACATCCCCGAGTTTGTCTTCATGGCTTATCAAATGATGTTCGCCATCATAACACCGGCACTCATCACCGGTGCATTTTCCAACCGGATTCGCTTTGGCGCATATCTAATGTTTCTGGTCGGTTGGTTAGTGTTGGTATACTTCCCGTTCGTTCACATGGTGTGGGGCAACGGTTTGTTAGCGAAACTTGGCGTACTTGATTTCGCTGGCGGTATCGTCGTTCACAACATCGCCGGCATGGCGGCATTAGCTTCGGTGCTCTACGTCGGACGCCGTCGCGTTGGCGACGCGGTTCCCCACAGTATTCCTCTTGTCGCACTCGGTACCGGTTTGCTTTGGTTTGGTTGGTATGGATTCAACGCGGGCAGTGAGTTAAAAGTCGACGCTGTGACCGGTCTTGCCTTTTTGAATACTGACATTGCCGCTTCGTTTGCCGGACCGACTTGGATGTTGCTTGCTTGGATTATCGAACGGAAACCGAAGTTCCTTGGATTACTGACTGGCGCAGTCGCCGGCTTAGCAACGATTACGCCCTGTGCCGGGTATGTTACCCCAACCAGCGCCGCTATCATCGGTATCCTCGCCGGAACCGTTTGTTACTTCGCAGTAAGTCTCAAGAATAAGCTGCAGTGGGACGATGCGCTTGATGTCTGGGGCGTCCACGGAGTCGGTGGTATGATTGGTATCATCTTGCTCGGTATCATGGCAGATAAATCGGTGAATGCCGCCGGTGCCGATGGATTATTACTCGGTAACACTTCGTTCTTTATGGCGCAGTTGATGGCAGTCGTGGTTTCATCGATTTACGCTTTTGGTTTTACCTACCTGATGTTAGTTGTTATCAATAAGATTACCCGTGTCCGAACGTCCGAAAACGAAGAAGAAAAAGGTCTTGACGAATCGTTACACGGTGAAATCGCATACGAATAG
- a CDS encoding response regulator transcription factor: protein MTPIRVLIADDHRLFSAGLKQILESSQTVAVIGLAVTGLEAIQMTRDLKPDVILMDISMPEINGIEAVRRIIEGQPDAQIAMLSMHSDRRYVVEAMRAGARGYLLKDSSPDELLTAIKSIKNGQVFLATKIAEMILKEYLQKDPDIASSTAFDVLSPREREVLQLLAEGKSTKKISELLFLSAKTIETHRMHIMDKLNLYSVAELTRYAIREGLSPLD, encoded by the coding sequence ATGACGCCGATTCGCGTACTCATCGCCGACGATCATCGGTTGTTTAGCGCCGGATTAAAACAGATTCTTGAGAGTTCGCAAACGGTTGCAGTGATAGGACTGGCGGTTACCGGGCTGGAAGCGATTCAAATGACGCGTGACTTGAAACCGGATGTGATCCTAATGGATATCTCGATGCCTGAAATTAACGGAATCGAAGCGGTTCGGCGGATTATCGAGGGGCAACCGGATGCGCAAATCGCAATGCTATCGATGCACTCCGACCGCCGTTATGTCGTGGAGGCGATGCGGGCGGGGGCGCGGGGATACCTCCTGAAAGATTCATCTCCCGACGAATTGCTAACCGCGATCAAATCGATTAAAAACGGACAGGTGTTTCTTGCTACCAAAATCGCCGAAATGATCTTAAAAGAATATCTCCAAAAAGACCCTGATATCGCTTCTAGTACCGCGTTCGATGTCCTCAGCCCCCGCGAACGGGAAGTACTCCAATTGCTCGCCGAAGGAAAATCGACCAAGAAAATCTCGGAGCTTCTGTTCCTGAGTGCGAAGACAATCGAAACCCACCGAATGCACATCATGGACAAATTAAATCTCTACTCCGTAGCCGAACTCACCCGCTACGCCATCCGCGAAGGGCTTTCACCGCTCGATTAA
- a CDS encoding sensor histidine kinase encodes MNDPTGHKLSERVKELSALHRTARLIQDEELSCEELLQKVLALLPPAWQYPEVTEARIHILGYDFSTSNYRPTEWMQTAPIRLKNGEEGTISVIYREPRPNEAEGPFLVEERDLIDSLAEMLRSYFHHRLADQALHESHENLERLVANRTAALRHEIEEHRRTQEKIEQHQDQLRRMATELSLAEARERRAIAAELHDHIGQEFAFLKMRIQQLKGDAIFSGFDENLSEIVTLIDRAIQFTRKLTFEISTPILYELGFVAALQWLAESTFLKHRLPVRVIVKGTEPSLAEPIRITLFKAVQELITNVIKHAKARAVRIEVATIADKVIVTVSDDGCGFVVPDEQRSDSEITSFGLFSIRERLRSLGGSVTIQSEPGAGTVVTLSITKQEQV; translated from the coding sequence ATGAACGACCCAACCGGCCACAAACTATCGGAACGCGTCAAAGAGCTATCGGCATTGCACCGGACGGCAAGACTGATACAGGATGAGGAACTTTCCTGCGAGGAGCTGCTGCAGAAGGTCTTGGCGCTGTTACCCCCGGCGTGGCAATATCCTGAAGTCACGGAAGCCCGGATTCATATCCTTGGCTACGATTTCTCGACATCGAATTATCGGCCGACGGAATGGATGCAAACCGCTCCGATCCGATTAAAGAATGGGGAGGAAGGGACTATCTCGGTCATCTACCGGGAACCGCGTCCCAACGAAGCCGAAGGGCCGTTTTTGGTGGAAGAACGCGACTTAATCGATTCGCTTGCCGAAATGCTGCGCTCTTATTTTCATCATCGGCTTGCCGACCAAGCGCTCCACGAATCCCATGAAAATTTGGAGCGATTGGTTGCAAATCGCACCGCCGCCTTGCGTCACGAAATCGAAGAACATCGTCGCACCCAAGAAAAAATCGAGCAGCATCAAGATCAGTTACGGCGGATGGCAACCGAACTATCGCTTGCCGAAGCCCGCGAACGCCGGGCAATCGCGGCTGAGCTTCATGATCACATCGGACAGGAATTTGCTTTTTTGAAAATGCGAATCCAGCAGTTGAAAGGGGATGCGATTTTCAGCGGGTTCGATGAGAATCTCTCGGAAATTGTTACCCTGATTGACCGGGCGATTCAGTTTACCCGCAAATTGACGTTTGAGATTAGTACTCCGATTCTTTATGAGTTAGGTTTTGTTGCCGCTTTGCAGTGGTTGGCGGAGAGCACCTTCTTGAAACACCGGCTGCCAGTCCGGGTAATCGTGAAGGGAACGGAGCCTTCGCTCGCCGAGCCAATTCGAATCACCCTCTTCAAAGCGGTACAGGAGCTGATAACCAACGTCATCAAACACGCCAAAGCGCGGGCGGTACGCATCGAAGTTGCAACCATTGCGGACAAGGTAATTGTAACGGTTTCCGACGACGGTTGCGGATTTGTTGTACCGGATGAGCAACGGAGCGATTCCGAAATCACCAGTTTTGGACTATTCAGTATTCGGGAGCGGTTGCGCAGTTTAGGAGGTTCGGTTACCATCCAATCGGAACCGGGAGCTGGAACGGTTGTCACATTATCGATAACAAAGCAGGAGCAGGTATGA
- a CDS encoding glycosyltransferase, giving the protein MKWLVLGLNYFRHEMREAGDEWIEEPCRSYEGGLRYLPALLDEIKREKGFVPDAIVFGDYSNAPGFYGLEQAPCPTAFVCIDPHCHYDWFSVWSNAWDVVLVAEVDYIPNMRTMAPKSFIEPYPLWGRNDPPPEYVRTIPIAFVGTRNPQTTPDREAMFQAIEKRLPLQVLQGDWREPYARAKIVINQTLQNDLNFRHFEAMSSGAMLITEKIDNGLLDFFQDGVHLVTYGYRNWDELVEKAEYYLTHDEERKRIAKAGMEITITKHSPRVRYRDLCAMVQADVVVARSKQRQQEFVEVRRAESEAFQILAKRFVSEKARDFFHAYSYRARLQDEAFSPEIIAEVMKSVPDKAVAKFVLQKLSTDLQP; this is encoded by the coding sequence ATGAAGTGGTTAGTACTTGGACTGAATTACTTTCGGCATGAGATGCGGGAAGCCGGCGACGAATGGATCGAAGAACCTTGCCGTAGTTATGAGGGCGGGTTGCGGTATTTACCGGCATTGCTTGACGAGATTAAGCGTGAAAAAGGTTTTGTACCCGATGCCATCGTGTTCGGCGATTATAGCAATGCGCCTGGTTTCTATGGCTTGGAGCAAGCGCCATGTCCGACCGCTTTTGTGTGTATTGACCCCCACTGTCATTACGATTGGTTTTCGGTTTGGTCAAATGCATGGGACGTCGTATTGGTTGCCGAAGTCGATTACATACCGAATATGCGGACGATGGCTCCAAAATCGTTCATTGAGCCTTATCCATTATGGGGCAGAAACGACCCACCACCGGAGTATGTCCGGACGATTCCGATCGCTTTTGTCGGTACCCGGAACCCGCAAACTACTCCAGATCGGGAAGCCATGTTTCAGGCAATAGAGAAACGGCTGCCGCTGCAAGTACTGCAAGGGGATTGGCGGGAACCGTACGCCCGGGCAAAAATCGTCATCAACCAGACACTACAAAACGATTTGAATTTCCGGCACTTCGAAGCTATGAGCAGTGGCGCGATGCTCATCACCGAAAAAATCGATAACGGTTTACTCGACTTCTTTCAGGATGGCGTTCATTTGGTAACGTATGGCTATCGGAATTGGGATGAGCTCGTTGAAAAAGCGGAGTATTACTTAACTCACGACGAGGAGCGGAAGCGGATCGCGAAAGCCGGCATGGAGATAACAATTACGAAACACTCACCACGGGTACGATATCGCGATCTCTGCGCAATGGTGCAAGCGGATGTGGTGGTTGCGCGAAGCAAACAACGCCAACAAGAATTCGTCGAGGTAAGAAGGGCTGAGAGCGAAGCGTTCCAGATTTTAGCGAAACGGTTTGTCAGTGAGAAGGCGCGCGATTTCTTTCATGCCTACTCATATCGGGCTCGGCTACAGGATGAAGCATTTTCACCAGAAATCATAGCAGAAGTGATGAAAAGCGTACCTGACAAAGCAGTAGCTAAGTTTGTTTTGCAAAAACTGAGCACGGATTTGCAACCGTAG
- a CDS encoding ABC transporter permease: MSLTTIWSHKMRSGLTLLGVVIGVAAIIGMMAIITGLQKKIDEELSGLSAGVFQIQRFDNNVGFSHQHRDRTRPPIKWDYIRYLQDLPSVGSVGAEAWQWGQVIVTSLIQTNPNVTVAGGTSEFALNNGYTIEKGRFFTESEVNSKQAVAVLGSKLADKLFSNREPVGQWLRIRGRPFQIIGVFTEKAEMFDGGDKNFFVSIPLSAYENIFGLERGVFITVSSRTPAMMDEAMEESRILLRSIRHLKPQEPDNFAIWNNQQILDTFNNFTKWIKAAAMGIVAVSLLVAGIGIMNIMLVSVTERTREIGVRKALGSRRRDILFQFLVEAVVLSEIGALFGMLLGIGGPLILSAAVKFPVGFPVWTIVLALIFCSFVGVIFGIWPAMKASRLDPIEALRYE, translated from the coding sequence ATGTCGCTTACTACGATCTGGTCGCATAAAATGCGATCGGGTTTGACATTGCTCGGAGTCGTGATTGGCGTTGCGGCAATCATTGGGATGATGGCGATTATCACCGGATTGCAAAAGAAAATCGATGAAGAACTCAGTGGATTATCGGCAGGTGTTTTTCAGATTCAGCGCTTCGACAACAATGTCGGATTCTCTCATCAGCACCGCGACCGCACCCGCCCCCCCATCAAGTGGGACTATATCCGGTACTTGCAGGATTTACCGAGTGTTGGTTCCGTTGGTGCGGAAGCCTGGCAATGGGGGCAGGTGATTGTCACTTCTCTTATTCAAACGAATCCGAATGTAACAGTTGCTGGCGGAACGAGTGAGTTCGCCTTAAACAACGGTTATACCATCGAGAAGGGTCGATTTTTTACCGAGAGTGAAGTAAACAGTAAACAAGCAGTAGCAGTATTAGGCAGCAAACTCGCCGACAAACTATTCTCTAATCGTGAACCAGTCGGTCAATGGCTCCGTATCCGTGGAAGACCATTTCAAATCATCGGTGTGTTTACCGAGAAAGCGGAAATGTTTGATGGCGGTGATAAAAACTTCTTCGTCTCGATTCCGCTTAGTGCCTATGAGAACATCTTTGGACTTGAGCGTGGGGTGTTCATCACAGTGAGTTCACGTACACCAGCGATGATGGATGAGGCGATGGAGGAGTCGCGGATTTTGTTGCGGTCGATACGCCACCTAAAACCGCAGGAACCCGATAACTTTGCGATCTGGAACAATCAACAAATCCTCGATACTTTCAATAATTTCACGAAATGGATCAAAGCTGCCGCGATGGGAATTGTTGCCGTGTCACTCTTGGTTGCCGGTATCGGGATTATGAATATTATGTTGGTATCGGTAACCGAACGAACGCGGGAGATCGGCGTCCGGAAAGCGTTGGGAAGTCGTCGTCGCGACATTCTCTTTCAGTTTCTCGTCGAAGCGGTTGTATTATCTGAAATCGGCGCGTTATTTGGCATGCTGTTAGGAATCGGCGGACCACTCATTTTGAGTGCCGCAGTCAAGTTCCCCGTCGGTTTTCCGGTATGGACGATTGTCCTCGCACTCATCTTCTGTAGTTTTGTTGGTGTCATCTTTGGCATCTGGCCGGCGATGAAAGCCTCCCGCCTCGATCCCATCGAAGCGTTGCGCTACGAGTAG